A genomic window from Vitis riparia cultivar Riparia Gloire de Montpellier isolate 1030 chromosome 16, EGFV_Vit.rip_1.0, whole genome shotgun sequence includes:
- the LOC117934045 gene encoding uncharacterized protein LOC117934045: protein MKKMIAYYLDPMACQPCDDLKDIVNMAMRINPPEKQKTSKREPTWVKVVCPRQPGSVECGYYVMRYMKEIIANPNQLTSKFCGKKSYSEMEINEVRSDWVMLVTQLIITHV from the exons atgaagaaaatgattgCATATTACCTTGATCCAATGGCCTGTCAACCATGTGATGATCTTAAGGACATAGTTAACAT GGCAATGAGAATCAACCCACcggaaaaacagaaaacatcaAAGAGGGAGCCAACTTGGGTGAAAGTGGTT TGCCCAAGACAACCAGGTAGTGTGGAATGTGGGTATTACGTGATGAGATATATGAAGGAAATCATTGCTAATCCAAACCAACTAACATCAAAG TTTTGCGGGAAGAAATCATATAGTGAAATGGAAATTAATGAAGTTAGATCAGATTGGGTTATGTTAGTGACTCAGTTAATCATTACTCATGTTTGA
- the LOC117934044 gene encoding uncharacterized protein LOC117934044 encodes MKQKQLLLPEAVDKPIRKVEDVTLPEGIEPQKKVRKCELAIGTKENIVAGGTIILECGPNYLVVVDAPYDSSAPLPIPIPGQTTTVGAAIGYQVLWPTNLVIIRTPILASKKAKKQKVNEVEVKSKGEKPQDMKNFETLVGLMLSTSRTHPINFPDDVFGENFKTFMMKEDMEMIISSKEVSSNCILYYIWHLHRKLIDAK; translated from the exons ATGAAGCAAAAACAACTTCTCCTACCAGAAGCAGTGGATAAGCCAATCCGTAAAGTTGAAGATGTGACCCTACCAGAAGGAATAGAACCACAGAAGAAG GTTAGAAAATGTGAGCTGGCCATAGGCACCAAGGAAAATATAGTGGCAGGTGGAACAATTATACTTGAATGTGGTCCCAACTATTTAGTAGTTGTTGATGCTCCTTATGATTCAAGTGCACCCCTTCCCATTCCTATTCCTGGACAAACTACTACTGTTGGGGCTGCAATTGGTTACCAAGTTTTGTGGCCAACTAATTTGGTCATCATCCGTACTCCCATCTTA GCATCTAAGAaagcaaagaaacaaaaagtaaatgaaGTTGAAGTCAAATCCAAGGGTGAAAAACCACAAGATATGAAAAATTTTGAGACATTGGTTGGCCTCATGCTGAGTACATCAAGAACACACCCTATAAACTTCCCAGATGATGTTTTTGGTGAGAATTTCAAGACCTTCATGATGAAAGAAGATATGGAAATGATAATATCATCAAAAGAAGTGTCATCCAATTGTATTTTATACTACATCTG GCATTTGCATAGAAAGTTGATTGATGCAAAGTAG